The genomic region CAAGGGTTCTTTCAGCATCTGAGTGGCCGCGATCGTGCCGCCCATGAGACCCAAAACCAACGCCATGAGGCCGATACCCAGCCACTGTTTACCGGCCATGAGTGACCTCCCGCTCTTTGGCTTTCCGGCTGCTTTGCAGTTGCTGAATGGCATCGTCCAGACTCAAGCCCTGGCGGCGCAGTTGTTTCAGCGCCTGCACATCTTCCGGCTTGGTGGAAAACAAAAGCCGTTTGAAAGGATCGACGATCAGCCGGCCAATTCCCGAACCCATCTCGGTCAAGAAAAAGATTTCGGAATATGCCCCCGGCAAGGTATGGACGGTCTTGAGCAATTCGTAACCGCCGTCCGACAGCGGCAGCCGTCGGTCCTGCTTCATGCCTTCGATGACTTCGGCTTTCTGACCCAAAAGGTACATATTCGCCGAGTTTTCGACGATAGCCCGGCCGGCGGCATTGCGGTACAGGTCATTGACCGACTGGGTAATGGTGACCGCGGCCCCGCCGTACTTCCGAAAGCGCCGATAGCCGTGCTCCATGAATTTGGCGACATCGCCCTCGGTGAGCAGATCCCAGGCTTCATCGATAATCACGATCTTGGGACGGTTGCGTTCGCCGAGATACATCTCCTGCTGGATTTGATAGATCAGTTGCAGCAACACGACCTGTTGCAGGTGTTTCCGGCCTTTCAGCTCCTCCAGTTCCAGCACCGTGAAATCGTTGCTGAAGCGGGCGTTGTTGCGTCCGTTGAAATAACGCCCGTATTCGCCGCGGCTCGTGAACGGAAACAACTGCTCGCCGACATCTCTGAGGCGCTGGTCGTCTTCCCGGCAGAGGATGGCCGCAATGTCGTCGACCGACATCGCCTGGGCTTTCTCGGTCCAGAGGTTTTTCAGAACGCGCTTCAAACCGGCCGTTTGAAAATCGCTGAGCTTTTCCGTGGGCGCGGCCATTTGACTGACGAGCCCTGCCAGCATGTCGGCTTCTTCTTCGAAGTTCTGCACGATTTCGAAGGGATTCATGCAAATCCCCGAGCCGTGGGTAAATTTGACGAAATCGCCTTCCAGCACTTCGCAGAGATTTTCATAGGAGCGGCCGACATCGATCGTCCAGATTTGCGCGCCTTCGGTCAGGTAGCTGACGATGATTTCGTTGGTCAGAAACGATTTGCCCTTGCCGGATTCGGCGGCGATGCAGAGATTGTAGTTGCCGGTGGTATCGAACAATGACACTGCCATGTGTTCGCCATTGCGCGAGACAAAATTCAATGTCGGCGTGCCGGTACCGGCCCAATCGCCGAACAGCGGCAGCAACGGAATCGCATGCCGGGTGGCCAGGGTGCGGTAGCGTTTGAGATCGGGTATCGCCGCCCGTTCGGCCCCGAACGGCAGGCAATTGAGAAAGAACGGCAGACAAAAATACTTGTCTTCCAGAAGCTGAAAACCCAGTTCCCGGAAATACACGCGGGCATTGGAAATCGCCGCGGATTCCTCGCCGTCATCGCAGAACAACACCAGACCGAAATAGCTCCGGATCGGCCGGTCGCCGTCGCCATAGGCATCGAACAGCACATCGAAATTATGCTTGCGCTGGATCAGCGCCGGCAGGAAACGGGCGATCGGCGTATTGACCTGATTGGTGATGAACTGCCTGACGCCTTCCTGGCGGGCGCGGGTGGATTCGGCATCCGGGTAATGCAGGGTCAGGCTGATGAGCGCATTCTGGCGAATGCCGCGCGTGCCAGACAGAATGTCGCCGAGATAGCTTTTGGCGCTGCCGAAATAAAAATGATCGGGCGTGCGCTTGGCGGAGAGGGTTTTGACCCGCTTGGTGCCCAGCCAGACGCCCTTCTCGTCGGTCTCCAGCGCATTGTCGTAATCCAGCAGCTGATCGCGGATCAGTTGCGTCGGGTCGCATTCGGGAACGACGCGGTCTTTCCAGCCGGCATCATCATTCCAATTGAGGACCGTATTCAGTACCCGCACATAGTGATCCGCGTCGAGCACGTCAGGATTGAGCCCGATGGTGGTCAAGGATTGTTGGGTCGCCCGCTGCAATTCCGCGGCCCTCACTAATTCATTCTCGCTGGGCCTCGGATTAACGATGGGCAGCTTGACGGTCACGATCACCTGGCTGCGGCGCAGGCGTGCGCCAGAAACCGTTTCCGGCGCTTTACCGGTGCCCTGCCGCAAAAAATCGATACTGGCTTGTGTCATCGCTTTATAGATCGTCTTTTGCTGTTTGAGGCGACGGGTCTGCATGATGGCCAACGATTCTTCAATGTCCGGCGATGTCCAGAGACTGACCTGCAGCAGGGTCTCGGTGGGCCAGTCTTGGTTCAGCAATACATTGACCCTCGCCGAAACGCTCGGATCGGCGCCGGTCAGCGGCCGGCAAATAAAACCGAAACCGATGCTCGCATCCGCCAGCAGAAAAAGCTGGTGATCGGGGTCATACGCCAAAGCCGAAAACAGGGAGTCGGCAGGATGAATGCGAGAGGGCTTCATGAGCCTGCCTGCCGCATGGATTGGGCTTCAGCCTCCTGCGGTGCCGTCCCTAACAAGCGTATCGTGTAAGGATGGCGACTGAGTCGCAGGGCGCGTCCTTTGCGGATGAGTTCGCGGGCGCGCGCCGGATGACAGGAATTGAGCACCCGCCCATCGCTCGCCACGACATGCACACGCACCCCATTGGAACCCCGAGTTGAAATTCGACAGTTGCCCGCCGCCGTCTCGGAATGGGAATGGCTTCCGGTGATCTCGTTCATGTCGCACTCACAGCGTGGCGGTGACGATATTGGTAATGATCGTCGGGGCGGCGAACAAGCCGACGCCACTGGCGATACCCAATACGAAACCCATGATGCTGCCGCGCACGACGCCGGCAACCAGGCCCACGATCACAAATACGATGGCGATAATGCGGCCCAGCAGCCCTTCCACCCAGCCGGTAAGCAACGTCCAGACATTGTTGAACTCGGTGCCACCGGCTCCGGCCAGCGCATCGGGCGCCAACATGACGAGCAAGAGGGATGCCAGGACCACCGACGCGCCCGTTTGACGTGACAATCTCATAAAAAACGACCTCATGGGAAAATGAACAGACGGTTGCCCGTCCTGTCTCGGACCCAATGTCCGGCTCGCCCAAGCGGTTGCCCGCGGCTTCTCGCCCATCCCGGCAAGGATTGGCGGAAGGATGTTCAAGGCATGTTCGGCGCCTTGGAGGGGCCTGGCGGCATGCCTTCGATCTCGCTGCCGGCCTGATCCCGATCCAGCGGTCTTTCCGGAGGACGCTGGTCGATTTGCAGCGGGACCAGCGACGGGCTGACCGTCGGCGCGCTTTTACCGATCATCCAACGGCGGGGTTCCAGTTCGGTATACACATAGCCCGAGACCATCAGGTCGCCGTCACTGTCTTCCCAGGGCGCAATCCAGATGCGCATGACCTGAGCCGGCGTTCGGATCGGCGTGGGATCCTCGATTTTGGGGACAGGTTGCCGAGCATGGCGCGGGGAAGGGGCGATTGCCTCTGCTTTAACTGCCTCACTTTTGGGGGTTTGGGGTTTGGGCGGCTCCAGCAAGGCTTTGTCGGTCACCTGATAGGCTTCGGTGGTGGACAGACACTGGGGGTCGTCCGGCATGCCCTTGCAGCCGTATTGCGTGGCACAGCCGGTACTGAAAAAGACGGTCAGCCCCAGGAGAACCAGCCGAATGAATACGCGAAGGCTCACGGCTTTTTCTCCGTCTTGTCGGTCTTGGCTGGGGCTTGGACGACAGCAGGTTTGTTTTCCAGCCAGTCGGCCAGCGATTCGGGCGCACCGCTGTGCGTGCGGCCGTCCGGAGCGATCAGAAACGGCACGCCGGGCAGGCCAAACAGCTTGGCGGTCACGATCGCCCGTTGCAGCGGCTCCTTGTTACAAGACGCAGGATTATCGGTTGGAAGACCGGCATAATCCTGTTTCAGGAGGCGCTGGCGGACGCTGTCCCGATCTTTTTGATCTTTGGAGGCTTGCTGACAGGCCAGTTGCACGACGATGTTTTGCGATTCCTGGCCCAGGATCGGCACCATCACCAGTTTGAAGGTATAGCGGTCCTGCAAGGCTTGCAGGTCTTTCATGACCTTGCCGCAATACGGACAGCGCGGATCGATGAAGATCAGCACTGAATCTTTGCCGCGACCGACGGTGACAGAACCCAAATCGTCGATATTGAGCTTCATCCGTGACAGATCAATCCGTCTGGCGATCCGGTCAATATCGGGAAGATCCTTGATTTCCTGCTGGGTCCAGACATCGAGCAATTTGCCGCCGTACAGCGCAAAGCGGCCATTACTCGACATGAACACGATCTGCCCGCCGGTCTTGACCATTTTGAGCCCGGTGATCGGCAAATCCTGCATGCCGTCGATTTTGACCGACATCAAGCCGGCGGCGATATCGGCAGGTGAAATCTTCGGCGCATCGGCTGCCATCGCGGCAGCGCCTGTGCAAAGCAATGACAGAAGAGCGAATCGGCTAAGACAATTCATAGTAGCGATCGTTAGGGATTGAAATGATGGCAACAGCTTACTGGCTACCGCCAAGCAAACACGGACAATAAATGGCGAAAATACCCATCTTTTGCATCAGGCCGGGGTTTTCAATTTGAGCGCGGTGCCTTTTTGCACGATGAAATTGACCTGCCGGGTGGCATCGACTTCGATCACCGGGTAAATCTCTTCGGCCATATCCATGTAAAAGTGCGAGAGGCGCTCCATCGCATAACCGGCCCCTTTCAGCGCCCCGCCTTCCATGGACTGGGAAGAAAAAGCGCTTTGAAACGGCGTCGTACCGGCCAGACTCCCCAGACCGCCGGTCATCAGCACCGGCACCTGGTTACGGCCGAAGGCATCGGAAAAGCCGCGCAGAAAGCCGGCTATCATCGACTGCGCCAGCAGGGCGCCTTGTTTGGAGACGACACGGCCTCTGACGCCATTCTTGCCATCCTCGCCGGTCGCATAGGCGTTCATCGGCACTTCAATCACGCCGCCGTCCTGACGCACGCAGGAAAACGTCTCGCCGCGAAAATAAGCGCGCTCGGCGCTCAAGTCGCCAAAGCCAGCGGCCAACAGAAAGCATTCGCGCAAATCCGCATGGAAGCGATTGGGCAAAATGGCTTCCTTTTTGATCCGAAAAAGCACCGGCATCGGCTCCTTCTTGGCCTTTTTACCGGTGGGTGCATCCAGTCCGTTCAACAAGACGCCGGTCAGAATACTGCCGGCCGGGATAAAGACTTCGCTGTGCCTGGCGGATGGCTCAGATGAGGTTTTCCCTTCCGGTCCCCTTGGTGACGCCTTGTCATCCTTGATCACGCGAATCTGCAAGGCCGCCTGCGGTTGGGTATTGGAAGACGCACGCCCTCCCGATATGCCGGGATTGCCCGGATTCGAGCCGGCTCCGGCGGCTTGTTCGAAAACACGGGTCAGATCATTGGGATCGGGCGTGGTGCGGGTGACGTTCGATCGCCGCTCGGGCGAATTGGACAGGGGTAATACGGTACCCGCTGTCGGGCCGGTATCCGGAAGCAAAGCCCCAGGCGCTGCCGGTTTGTTCCTGAGCGCTTCCAGTTCACCGGAGACGGCTTTCAACTTGGCGTCATAGGCCTCCCGCTCGGCCAGGGTCCATTGCTTGAAGCGCATCTCATCGGATTGTTGCTGGCGTTTTTGCTGCTCTTCAATCGCCCCCAGACGGCGGCCCTGCTCTTCATTTTTCTGCAGCAGGTCGCGTAACTGGGCGGAAATGCCGTCGATACCTAACGAGCGGGGATCGCTATCGGTGAGAATGTGCTGGATCGTAGCCTGCTTGCTGGATGGTTTGACGACTTCCGGAGACACCGAGGCCAAGCCGATGATCGTCGCGATCAACACGGTACCGATGCTACCCACGACGACATTCCGTTTGGCAGTCGGGCTCAGCGCCGACCACCAGTGGTCGATACCGGCCATCAAGGCATCCTCCCGTTCAGCAAGGACGGTCTGACCGTGATGGCAGCCTCGTCTTTTCGTCTGACCGCGACATAAAGTTCGGTTGATTCATCGGGTCCGAGCACCACTTTCGGCCAGGCGGCCACGGCCAGGACTTCGTCCTGGGTGGAAGCGCAGGCGCGTTCATCGAATTCGATCGGGATGACGCCGGTGTTGTGTGCGACACCCACGAATATCAGCAGCTCTGGACCTTCCAAAAGCTGGCCAGTGCGAATCCGGACTCGGTCTTGATGACAATGGATTTGTTCGGTCTGGCTGGGATCGCGCAATGAAAACCCGGCGGGCGTTTTTTGTAATCCCAGATCGCGGAACAACTGCTTCAGGGTCGTGATGTA from Methylosarcina fibrata AML-C10 harbors:
- a CDS encoding TraB/VirB10 family protein — encoded protein: MAGIDHWWSALSPTAKRNVVVGSIGTVLIATIIGLASVSPEVVKPSSKQATIQHILTDSDPRSLGIDGISAQLRDLLQKNEEQGRRLGAIEEQQKRQQQSDEMRFKQWTLAEREAYDAKLKAVSGELEALRNKPAAPGALLPDTGPTAGTVLPLSNSPERRSNVTRTTPDPNDLTRVFEQAAGAGSNPGNPGISGGRASSNTQPQAALQIRVIKDDKASPRGPEGKTSSEPSARHSEVFIPAGSILTGVLLNGLDAPTGKKAKKEPMPVLFRIKKEAILPNRFHADLRECFLLAAGFGDLSAERAYFRGETFSCVRQDGGVIEVPMNAYATGEDGKNGVRGRVVSKQGALLAQSMIAGFLRGFSDAFGRNQVPVLMTGGLGSLAGTTPFQSAFSSQSMEGGALKGAGYAMERLSHFYMDMAEEIYPVIEVDATRQVNFIVQKGTALKLKTPA
- a CDS encoding RRXRR domain-containing protein translates to MNEITGSHSHSETAAGNCRISTRGSNGVRVHVVASDGRVLNSCHPARARELIRKGRALRLSRHPYTIRLLGTAPQEAEAQSMRQAGS
- the traA gene encoding TraA family conjugative transfer protein — encoded protein: MRLSRQTGASVVLASLLLVMLAPDALAGAGGTEFNNVWTLLTGWVEGLLGRIIAIVFVIVGLVAGVVRGSIMGFVLGIASGVGLFAAPTIITNIVTATL
- a CDS encoding TraV family lipoprotein, translating into MSLRVFIRLVLLGLTVFFSTGCATQYGCKGMPDDPQCLSTTEAYQVTDKALLEPPKPQTPKSEAVKAEAIAPSPRHARQPVPKIEDPTPIRTPAQVMRIWIAPWEDSDGDLMVSGYVYTELEPRRWMIGKSAPTVSPSLVPLQIDQRPPERPLDRDQAGSEIEGMPPGPSKAPNMP
- the traC gene encoding type IV secretion system protein TraC — protein: MKPSRIHPADSLFSALAYDPDHQLFLLADASIGFGFICRPLTGADPSVSARVNVLLNQDWPTETLLQVSLWTSPDIEESLAIMQTRRLKQQKTIYKAMTQASIDFLRQGTGKAPETVSGARLRRSQVIVTVKLPIVNPRPSENELVRAAELQRATQQSLTTIGLNPDVLDADHYVRVLNTVLNWNDDAGWKDRVVPECDPTQLIRDQLLDYDNALETDEKGVWLGTKRVKTLSAKRTPDHFYFGSAKSYLGDILSGTRGIRQNALISLTLHYPDAESTRARQEGVRQFITNQVNTPIARFLPALIQRKHNFDVLFDAYGDGDRPIRSYFGLVLFCDDGEESAAISNARVYFRELGFQLLEDKYFCLPFFLNCLPFGAERAAIPDLKRYRTLATRHAIPLLPLFGDWAGTGTPTLNFVSRNGEHMAVSLFDTTGNYNLCIAAESGKGKSFLTNEIIVSYLTEGAQIWTIDVGRSYENLCEVLEGDFVKFTHGSGICMNPFEIVQNFEEEADMLAGLVSQMAAPTEKLSDFQTAGLKRVLKNLWTEKAQAMSVDDIAAILCREDDQRLRDVGEQLFPFTSRGEYGRYFNGRNNARFSNDFTVLELEELKGRKHLQQVVLLQLIYQIQQEMYLGERNRPKIVIIDEAWDLLTEGDVAKFMEHGYRRFRKYGGAAVTITQSVNDLYRNAAGRAIVENSANMYLLGQKAEVIEGMKQDRRLPLSDGGYELLKTVHTLPGAYSEIFFLTEMGSGIGRLIVDPFKRLLFSTKPEDVQALKQLRRQGLSLDDAIQQLQSSRKAKEREVTHGR
- a CDS encoding DsbC family protein; protein product: MAADAPKISPADIAAGLMSVKIDGMQDLPITGLKMVKTGGQIVFMSSNGRFALYGGKLLDVWTQQEIKDLPDIDRIARRIDLSRMKLNIDDLGSVTVGRGKDSVLIFIDPRCPYCGKVMKDLQALQDRYTFKLVMVPILGQESQNIVVQLACQQASKDQKDRDSVRQRLLKQDYAGLPTDNPASCNKEPLQRAIVTAKLFGLPGVPFLIAPDGRTHSGAPESLADWLENKPAVVQAPAKTDKTEKKP